gtgcgcgaaacttactatatgacaggaagcggcgctactccctgtCATTgcttaacgagcggtactcactcttgctgacgttccgaggctgaagccctttctttgaagattagcgatgcaacgctggcggatgagcaaatttctgtatcctcgaggacaGCCTTACAACTGGAAGCTGCCGGTAACACgaacggacagttgcagcagcggcccgcaaacttggccacacagattcattacattccttaatatgccagccactatttttgcagccacctactgcacacgtcttcaatccacatgattcagtacagcatgaatggagcacaatGCGTTAGCCAAAACTTAGTtggatttccgacagctgatcgcacagaagcgaggcaggagcggcaatggtttcgtacTCGTGCACTGTCGCTGAGGCCACTTgcagcgcgccgccgaaagcgccatctcgtttctctagaacaaactgctccgcgaaaatggtcaatagCGCCGTCTGCGGAATTTCTCGTTTTCAAGCTTTAGCGACCGCGGCACTTGTGATAGCAGGTCAGCGGAAGTTTTATACCAGAATAGGGATGCTTTAGCCTGAATTAGAACTAAGCAAGTTTTTCTTCCATAGCTTTGcatggtttatatatatatatatatatatatatatatatatatatatatatatatatatatatatatatatatatataatttaaacCCTAGGTACAGTCAACTCTAGTTAATCTGACCTCCTTTAATTAGACTTTTCGTTTATTTCGAATACACCTGAATGTCCCGGCGAGAAACCATGCAAAGCTTGACAGAAGTCACAACCGCGCAAAGGTGTCACTGTGCAAAGCCAAGTACAAAGCATTGTAttcagtctatatatatatatatacagggtgtttcattgaacactttcaaaaattcttaaaggttgcctgtggcagatagcacaattctagttcatgagctggtcttctcgaagaggcggacattacttgacaagaaattgaaatgcataatcgaataattaacaaatattacaattaattttttaactaatgacctgatggcccatattgcaatttacaaattgtagccgtggagtttgctaGGAACGATttgtcgggatgacaccagtttcgagatattaattttcagaaCGCGGTTACTTGTTATCGTGCATGACTCGGCAAAGACAAATTTACACCGAGCGTTCAACGATAAAACTCGCGCGTTGATAAAATTAAGCGTGCAGTCATGCGGGCTCCCAGAGTTTATTTAAAGCGCTATACAAATAACCATGACCCGCAGTGTgtctcgtcttcttcttccagcTCCCAGCTTTCTTCTCTATCTGTTTTGACAGAAGTCACTTTTTTCAACGCCCATGGATACCTACCTCTCGAGGGGCGACACAATCGGCTGATCGCACCACAAAATCaacagaaaaagagagagagagagagagagagagcagaatGGGAATAGGGAGGCACTGAATTTCTTCTGCACACGAAGCGTGGCATGCAGTGCCCGACCGGTGCCCAGTCGCGTTCAAATAGTACAGCAACgccaaagaaaaaataaataaataatcctTGCATTATGGTAGAATCCGCTTATTACACACACACATTGTCgcgatttattattattattatttttccgCCGGTGTACTGCTATTTAAACTTAGGCTGTTTCTGCAAAATCaagctgttgctgttgctgttgcatTTAGCCGGCGCCGTCGAACTGACATACCGTGGTGACGAAACACATCGAAATAAATTAGGTGAGAAGGCCGCGAACTCGATAGAACTATCGTCATGCGGAAAACGTGTTTTCTTTACAATAATGCTTCGCAGCACGGCTGTGCATGGCGTTGACACGTCAAAGAATTCGCCACACgcgcttttgtttcttcttcttaTGCATCAGTCGACTAAACCCGCTACTAACTCATAAATATACAGCATAAACCTAATGATGGCAACACGCCACGTGGGTAACGTGATGTTTAAGCATCCAGAGAAGCATCCACACAACCAGAGAAGGCGCACATTCTACCGGTCAACTTCTGAGCGCGCAGCACCTGACTTCTGCTTTGTTCGCGAGGAAAGCGGGGTTGCTGACTTCGCGAGCTGAGCCGATTATCGCCTTCTCGGCAGCTCCGAACAAACCACCAACTCCTCTCGCTATTTCCTCCTTCATTTCAaacttgcctttctttctttatttctctctctctctctctctctctctttcctacgCATTCCCGATTGGCTTTGGAGCAAAAAGACGGCACGCACGATGCCCTCCCTGGTTCCGAGGAAAATAATCCTCCCTTCAGCCTTGGCCCACGCTCCCTACGGCTACTGCACTCTGGTAAAGCAACGTTTCTTTAGGTGGCGTTCACTGCGAGGAAAGTAGGAAGCAGCAAGCGCACTGAACCGTTGCGAGCTCTTACGGCTACCGGAAACAGACCATCGTCGTTTCTTCCTGATAACCAGTTATTATCTATGCAGCATCATCGCTCAGTAAAGCAGACACGAACGCCGCAGACGGCGCTGATCACCTGGCATCTTGGTGTCAGCGAGGACCGTTGACCGCACCCGTCATGAGACCACCATGCTCTCGCTGGTGCGTATCGTGCTCGTTGCAGCCGCGTTCCTGCAGCTCCTGGGACCCGCGGCTTCTAACAAGAATGGCTGCGCTCGGACCACCGTGGAAGAGCTTCGAGAACGTCTGGGACCGGCGTTCAACGCGCGCTACATGTCCATAGACAAGCCACCGAAGGACGAGGAACCCACACGCATCTACGCCCGACACACGGAATCCGTACTACAGAGCGACGACCCCTACGCCGTCAGCAGCCCGGACAACGCGCAGCTCGACCAGCGGGCACACCCGAGCTTTCGCGTAGACCCGGACTTTGTTCAAGACGTGGCGTTGAGCGCCGGTCACGCAAGTGGGTACGACGGGCCGCAGACCAGGGCGCGAAGGAACGAGGACGTCGTCGACGACGGAGAGTCGCACGGAGTGCCGAAGAAACGCCGCAAGTCGTCGTTGCGGCTTCGAAAGACGTCTCCCTGGAAGGGTCATCGTGAGCTGGAAGAGATGTCGGCCACGCCACAGCGACGCGGAGGCATCCAGCGTGGAAACCGCGGACGTCGTCACGACGGCGCGAAGAAGCCCTGGGGCTGCGAGTCCCGCATGGAGTGGCTCGACTTGGGCGAAGACCGCTTCCCGAGGTACCTGCGCACGGTGCGCTGCATGGGCGAGGCATGCTGGTTCACGCACTTCCAGTGCAAGGGCCGCGCCTTCACCGTCAACGTGCTAAGGCGCGTCGCCGCCCTGCCAGCGTGCGGAGGAGACGGACGCACCTCGTCCGAGAACTTGCCCGACGATCTTCGCGAGAAATGGGTCTTCGAAGAGCGTGCCGTCACGTTCTGCTGCGATTGCACCGCAACGAGTGACGACTGACTTTTCGgcagtgagtgtgtgtgtgtgtgcgcggtATAATCATCTGACAACGTTGTTCTCAAAGCCATGCCGCAATCATGACAGTGACACGGGGATGTGCTTGCGCACAATGCACTTCCCTAAGTAGTACGATGCTGCCCATAAAGTCACCTCGCAAGGTGCGTTGAACACTATTCCGTTCACGCTTGTctcccattttctttctttcgtggtTGTCTCAGACCACACGCAGTTGGATGGAATATGAGTGGCGAGATACAACATAGCCCCGCTCTACATATAACACTGGCCCAAACGCAGTTAAATGATAACTCCGGCGATAGTTCGGGTGCATGGATCTGAACAAACTTTCTATCGTTACATCATCCTGAGTACTTCGGTCACCTGCGTCAAACGGTGCGACTGAGTGTTGTTTACACGAACAGTTGACCACTCAGTAAATCAGGAAAGTGCTGGCGGACTGTTCGCTTTTGTTCAATgtaggtttattattttttttttttttcaactacgaTCGGCAGGCACTTCTCGGACATTCGGTTCGAACGTGAAGCCCTTCCattcgtatacagggtgtcccagctatcacgcagcacgatttaaaaaaagaggaacggcgttacgcgaagcaaacctagtagtacttattgtttccagtacagcggagtagccggcagttttttttttccttactgagatttaattaattataattaattatgtaacttgagaagtactgtcccaattatcaaagtgtcaatgagaaagttgtagtgcaacatgaaaaactcccgatacagctttccgttgctcaatacgtgctacataaaagtgtttttccgagcatgaaagaagcccgcgaatacacgcaaagtgcctcgagcggccagtcgagtggcaattctgcatgtattcgcgggcttctttcacactcggaaaaacacatttatgtagcacgtattgagcaacagaaagctgtatcgggagtttttcatgttgctctacaactttctcattgtacttctcgagttagataattaattacgattaattaaatctcagtaacgaaaaaattactggcggctactccattgtactggaaacaatacccactaggtttgcttcgcgtaacgccgttcctctttttttttttttttaaatcgtgctgcgtgatagctgggacaccctgtataacctAATTTGTTTCATTCTGGAATTCAAACTCCCGCATTAAGTTAAAGTTAAAAGGCCTATTAACACTAGTTAATACTGTACGCATAAAGCTGGGATAACTTGAAACGTCTAAACACGAAAGTGTGAATGAGCGTCGCGACTAAGTGCGCATTTTCGCGTGATATATACGAAAATGAAACGCGAAAATGCACTTTCTCATGTTTCGCGGGGTTTCTATCGGCTGACTGACTggctgaataaactttattaaaaccagcaattTCTATCGGCTAAAAGAACTTTCATAGAAAGCTTTTACATTTCACCCATATGAGGCACAGCGGCCGGGATCGAGCGCGCGACctccgcagcgcaacgccatggacttagccaccgcggcgggtgtagcACATAACCTGCGCGAAGTTGAAAAGTGCGCGTAAATTTTCCACGCGACTAGGAATAGAGCGCGCCACGGGCATTTCGGAAGTAGGCTTTAAAGATACCGCGCGCCCGAAAATTGGGGCATAACTCATCTACGAGGACGGTCCAGGTAACAGCATTCTTTCGAGGTGAAGATGTTCTATCGAGGAAACGGGTGTAAAAGCTCAACCACAAGGAACCGGTtttcgacggattttcggcgtcggcaccggccggcggcacgcggcctggacgctcaacgaggtttatcggcggctctcaaccacaagagactctcggtATAGTGTACTCTCGgcttcgacgtatttcaagcgtggcgcaatgtggccagatccttggccccgaatttagccgACCAGTTTTGCAAtatgttgcgctaacagaacaattaTTTTTACTTCATAAGGACTTCTTGTAGATTTCAAACTTAATAAAGATTGTCCGTAGCTCTATGCAAACATATACAGTGTTTTGCTGGTTGTCTGTActgaaaaacgtagcaccagtGCATAGACgaaaatttttcatttcttcggggggggggggggggggggggcttgggcCAGACCAGTTTCCGAAagctgactatatatatatatatatatatatatatatatatatatatatatatatatatatatatatcttttgcTAATAGTTTTCTATTTCTCGCTTTGTGGCGAAAGAAATTATATcgatatcgacactccaggcaaattttcgctgttgtcgtcgtcgccgtgatgttccttaTTAAATCGAAAAGCcctatacatgagcgacccataccctgtgggtgcgggaaaaagcacgtaacagtgagccgaaaaggatggcggcttgatgggcattagcttcccacgcgctcaatattcgggttagttctaatggtcacgtaatcaaacgcgaatgagAAGGAAActacgcgtcttctcctctatccctgccgtagctgtgaatgactgtgcgcggctgacgcttatgcggcccgcgtgccatatctaattgttggtaatgaTTGgcgggtgcaatgataaagggcgaccaaggatggctgctaacttcatgcgcgttGTCTTCCTTGttgggctgtctttctgcgcccctagtgtcaCAGAGTtgagagacagaggtcatcgcagatcactcacagaggccgtcagtagtgggcataaaaaagttgcagtggcttagctcggctatgccaggatatacgtagcgttagcaaaggttcagctgattattcttagctttcctggttgtctcctacgctcaaccgctaattgccaggcaactacttcgggatccaatgagtcaagcttctccgttcttctgcgctattgagcagcatttgcgctctccttctccatggctataccacactggcaaacgccagtcagaagcgcagcggctccagcgcagtgtcagacggcgactgcacagcgagcgcgcgccggcgccagtgcgtctaccacggctacgacgtcactcctctggaatgcgcagaccggcggcggtgagtcgcgcgcggcggcggcggagtgcgcgagaggtgccggctccggtggctccggtgcgcaagccgtgtgacatcactgatccttgcgcatgcgcagcacggctcttgatgtgccgcgcgaaacgggcttggctaggccagtgtagctaacgctacaaaatagataatgatgatgaatctaattttattgcgatagcaattatatggacacttcaaccggatttctgccgtcggcgtcgccgtcgccgtgaggttccgtatagataaaatcttcgccgcgcgccgtatgccccagcggaagcgtgcggggacgcgcgctatcacggagagcgaacgcactcaatctcccacgcgcaagcaaggaagcggaaagccagcgccggagggagcaggggggggcacttctctgccaacaaccgcgctcgtcgctcgtccgcacagtctcttatctctcccacgcgcaagcaaggaaacgggaagccagcgccggagggagcgggaggggggcggggggggggggggggggaggcgcacttctacgctgccaacaaccgcgctcgtcgttcgttcgaccgcaccgtctcttatcgccacacggctctgacctttatgcgccgtgcattcgccactcaatttccgttgaagcgatagaccgcacgtaccttcgcccgctgcgcggcgtatgcgctcgctgccagcgttttgacagtcgttggctgcagtcattcagtgtgatctattcatgtttgcttgtgcgcgctcacaccacgcttgttcattcagttagtaatagtcgggccacattttccaacgcatgctacacatgcaatgctgcccagatcggcagtgcagcactacaggtgtgtcccttcgcacgcgcagcccacggtaagcgcttctcatcaacaccaccgtttcacacgcgccttctcgtggtcatcgattctctcttcatgtcggtctacttacgccgcagcacacctgcttacttaatcagctcatgtttactacaattcatattgctaccaaggccgctcaccttacttcgtatgacattgctgtgttgctatcgcattcattgcttcgcccttagggcgaaactgacattttttcagagttgcggtcaatcgcgcggctgtacgaaccgttcggctccgctgccggcgttcttcataatgcttgcgttgtgaaagcgagtgctcgaggtcatccagtgaggtatttacaggtttacatggtccgtgcattacactatgcttacgattttaattttaggtgaatgtttactacaatttatatggccactataactaacgtatcgTGTGAGGGCCACACTTTtatgtcgcgattttgacgagcctttcatgggaccggcatatttgacctcattttttcaactacgagtatgaaatccgccgtaaacctccgcgatcgcatCCTCTCGACATCCGGTGGCgccgcgcgaaagtacgctgcgcgcgacaattcgctgttgaacccgatcagaatcagcgcacggaacgcagttgtttctcggttggatgtctttttttttttttaacacgaaagtgttttatgccggggtccaccaagacttcactgacgtatttccgtcacggaaatacgtcatagaacataatacaaagaaagaaaccagaagaaaaagttccacaaacatgcaaaatttggaaatcgaacccacgacctctcggtccgcgacgatagatcgccgagcgtttaacccattgcgccacaaacgcatttgcagagagctacacagacgcgccttatatatctaaagcccagaccacacgtacgcttgcaaacgcgcgcaagctcgcgtccgcacgcccacgcatgcgcagacggtgcgtcacagctcgtacgcgtcgaaacgcggcgcgatctcggtgatcagctcctctcagttatcgcgcgcctgggctgcctcgctgcctcgcgtcggcgcgcatggctacgcagcgacggcgcggtacattcaactctcagttaagcagaaatatatcatgcaaggaagtgcttcttcttcacttttcgtgctgatctaacagctccaaaaagataacaattacgtttatagatatcgaagcattttgaagcactttgaagcattttgaagcattttgatacgaagtggcgtctgccaaggtgtaaacaagtgaagccagtggcgcgcgctgtcgcgcgtatttgtggatgcaaaccgccattcctcgctaggcgcggcaaccgcaaggcgcgtagacgcgagcttacgcgcgtccgcaagcgtacgtgtggtctgggcttaacactcctccgtgtacccgcgctcttgctcgggcggtgccgccgcctacgagcagaaaagagaagtactgcattatgacactaacgcgcaccgacagtgaacgcttcggtggtctcagcactacgacgcctcgatgccagcattcgaagggacgctggcatcaagaagcactaccaacgccacctaggtggcgttcaccgtactcagcacagcggagcgtggcctccgcaattagctctgaaaatgtttctgaagttgatcgcggaggctgcaattacgacgcgctgtacgcgctgatttgactcggtgacgattcagttacgtgctttgtcttgcgcgttgtattagtgtgtcagttacgtgcttcgtctttcgcgttgtgctagcgtgtgcagcgtagtgcagcttccatatgcacgacggttgctcatggtcatcgacgttggtagtcgtgatggaggagacgtgccaccaggcgtcagcgtgggtgcatcaacgcctaagggcgctttagccacaaaacaccaatagacattatatatcaatgtgcaataaacattacactacttctgtgaagacacgtttcactttcgtgttctataccgattcctatataagagggatcaaccacatttttttttaatattggcggtcaagttatgggtgcggcccttactcgggtgcgatccttacacggatttacacggtaacaATCTTCTtttgtgtaattgtcttctacttcgctatcactaatattgc
This genomic stretch from Dermacentor silvarum isolate Dsil-2018 chromosome 2, BIME_Dsil_1.4, whole genome shotgun sequence harbors:
- the LOC119441259 gene encoding protein trunk; this translates as MLSLVRIVLVAAAFLQLLGPAASNKNGCARTTVEELRERLGPAFNARYMSIDKPPKDEEPTRIYARHTESVLQSDDPYAVSSPDNAQLDQRAHPSFRVDPDFVQDVALSAGHASGYDGPQTRARRNEDVVDDGESHGVPKKRRKSSLRLRKTSPWKGHRELEEMSATPQRRGGIQRGNRGRRHDGAKKPWGCESRMEWLDLGEDRFPRYLRTVRCMGEACWFTHFQCKGRAFTVNVLRRVAALPACGGDGRTSSENLPDDLREKWVFEERAVTFCCDCTATSDD